The window CGACGGCAGCACGCTGGAGCTGAACGTGCGGCTGCGATCCTCGGGCCGCGTGCTGGGCCGCGTGCTGAACGCGGATGGCTTGACGCCCGCGCCGCCGTCGATCGTCTCGATCCGCGTCGGCGGTGCGGGCGGCGGGGAGCAGGCGACGCTGACAGACGATGCGGGACGCTTTGTGTTCGATCGGGTGCCCGCAGGCTCTGCCAACCTCAGCGTCGATGTGCTCGGCAGCCCGGATCGCGGCATCGCCACGCTCACCGTTCCATCGGGAGGCCAGGTCGAAAGCCTCGTCGAGCTGCATGGTGTGGGCAGGCTTAGCGGGCAAGCGCTGGGGCCTGGCGGGCCAGCGGCGGGCACGCTCGTGGTGTCTGGCACGGGCGATGCCACCTACAGCCAAACCGTTGCGGTGGGCCCGGACGGCAGCTTTGTGTTCCCGGAGTTGCTCGCGGGGCCCTTCATCGCATCGCTGACGGTTTCCGGCCTGTTCCCGCTCTACGGCAGCGCGACCGGCGAGATCCTGCCCGACCGAGACAACAGCATCGAGGTCAGGGTGCAACCAAGCGGCACCCTGGGCGGACGGGTCGTGCGCTCGGATGGCGCGCCCGCACGTGGCACCGAGATTCGACTCGACCTGCTTCCGAACCGTGGCCGGCGGGTGCTGTACGCACGTGATGACGGCAGCTTTGAAGCGGCCGGTGTGCCGCTCGGCGCATTTACCTTGCACTTCCGTGATCCCTTCACGGGCGGCGTGGCGATGATGGGAAGCCGCCTCGCACAGGACAAGCAGGCCCTGGATGTCGGCGTCGTAACCCTGGACGACACGCCCGTCGAAGCGGTTGCGTTCGTGCCCGCTGACGGCGCCACGCAGGTCGCCGTGAACGCACCCATCGAGGTCTACTTCAGCGACCCACTCCGGTCGCCCCAAGGCATTACGGTCAGCGACGGCACCAGCACGCTCCTCGCGCGCCCGCAGCTGTCCGCAGACGGCTTGAAAGTCACGCTCCGGGGGCGGTGGACCGATGCCAGTCTGATCACCGTGACCGCGACCGCGGCAGTGACGGACATCCACGGCCGTCACCCACGCGAGCCAGCGAGTGCAAGCTTCCGTACCGTCGATCTGTCGCCGCCGCGAGTCGCGAGCGTCGTGCCGATCGATGGTGCCATTGAAGTCGCGCCGGCCAGCAGCATCGAGATCAGCTTCGACGAACCTCTCGATCCCACGGCTTCGGTCCTCGGCGTCGTCACCCTCTCCGACGGCACGAGCACGCTCGCTGGCACAACCGCGTCTCCATCAGCGGCCACGCTGACCTTCGCGCCGGCCGCGCTACTGCTCGACGACACACGCTACACAGTGCGCGTCAACGGCGCCCGCGACCCGTCGGGCAACCTCCAGACGCAGGCCTTCACGTCCACCTTCGCAACCCACGACAGTCAGCCGCCCGCCCTGTCGCTGAGCCGCCCCGCGTCCGGCTCCTGGGTGAACAGCGCTCGGCCCCGGATCGTCGTGGACGTGACCGACAGTCTCAGCGGCGTGGACCCGGACAGCGCGACGTTGTTTGTTGACGGGTCGCAAGTTCAGCCGAGCGCGTCCCCGAGTCAGATCCGCTTCACACCGTCGATCGACCTTGCCGACGGCCAGCTAGCCATCGAGGCTTCGATTGGGGATCGCGCGGGCAACCAGGCGAGTCCATTGCTTGAGGCGTTCAGCATCGATACCGTGGCTCCCGAGCCAGCACAGCTCGCGGGCATCCTGAATGGCGCCGTGCTGGTCGGTCGGGTCGCGTTCAGCGCCACCGCTGCGGATACTGGCTCGGGTGTCGCTCGCATTCGGCTGCTTGCAGACGATCAGCCGGTGATGGAGCTCGAACGGCCCTTCCAAGGTGAGCTCGACAGCAGCGCGCTTGCGGACGGCCCGCATGCGCTCACTGCGCGGGCGGTAGATCAAGCCGGCAACGTGGGCCCGGCAGGGACTCCGGTCGAAGTCACCGTCGACAACCGGCCCATCGAGGTACGCATCACCAAACCAGTGGCCAACTCGCGTTGGCGCGACACCGTTCACGTCTCTGCCACCCCATCGGAGCCGGTCAAGCGCCTGGTATTCTCCGCGGGTACCTCGACCGTAATCGACGAAGCGCCTCCCTATCAGGCAACGCTCGATCTTGCAGGCGCGCCCGAAGGCACGGCTATCATCACCGTCACCGCGGTCGGGCTCCTGGACGAAACAGCGGCGAACACCCAGACGATCATCGTCGACCGCACGCCGCCTGCACCCCCCGACGTCACGCGCATCTTTGCGGAACCGCCCGACAACGGCCTGTCCCTGGTGTACGGGGTGGCAGGCGCGGTCGAGTCCCGGGCGACGGTCAACGCCACAAACCCAGCGACCGCTGCCACAGCCAGTAGCCGCGCGAGCGCCGATGGCTCCTTCGCGCTCTTCCTGGAAGCATCGGTGGGAGACGCCGTCTCGCTCGTCGCCGTGGATGAAGCCGGCAACGCTAGCGCGCCGTCGACCGTGATCGTGCGTGCCACCACCACGCTGCCACCCGCGGTAGCGACCCTGCGTTTCCTGGGCAGCATCGTCGACCGCGTGGGCCAAGGGCCCGCAGCACTGGCGCCGGATGGTCAGAAGGACGCCGTCTTCGAGCTCGAATTCGCGCTCGGCGCCGGCATCACGCGCCAGCTTTCGTTCGTCGACCTGCAGGGGCCTGCGTTGCGCAGCACGCGCGTCGACGTGGGCTCGGTACTGGGTGTCTCCGAACCCGACCTGGGCGCACCATTCTTGAACGAGGCGGACGGTCACGTTGACCTAACGATTTCAGACAACGCCTCGTTTCTGCTGTTCGCCGCCCGTGAGGGGCTCATCCAGCAAGGCGCCCGGTACACGGCCACCGCGGTCTTCACCAATGGCTCCCGTTATATCGGAGAGCTCACGCTCGAACTCCCAAAGCACGAGGTCACCAGTGGCACCTTCGGCATCGCGAACCAGGCCTTGCCCTCCAGTATCTCGCCCGGACCGCCGCGGGAAGAGGTCGCTAGCGGCGTCTTTGCACTAAGCAACAAGCACCTGCTGTTCCCGATCGGAGGCACCCCGGGTGAGTCGCACCCGGCGGAGGCAGTCAGCGCGGTTGTGAGCGTCAAGAATGGCCAGCTCCCAGTTCGGGTCGGTGGCGCGCCGGGCGTGTTGCAACCGACCGAGGCTGTCAGTCCGATCGTGAGCGTGCGCAACGTGTCATTGCCGCCCAAGCCTGTCGATGCTTCAGGGACACCTCTCGTTTCGGAAGCGGTCAGCCCGGTGGTGAGCCTGCGTAACACGTTGCTGCCCTCCGTGTCCGTGGACCCGTCAGGCCAGAGTCTTCCCGTCGAGGCCGTGAGCTCGATGGTGAGCGTCCGCAATGCGTCGCTGCCAGTCGCAAGCGACAGCTCTCTGAGCTCGGAAGCAGTGAGTCAAACCGTCAGCGTGCACAACGATCCGACAGCGCCTCCGACGATATTCCCGGCTGCCGCCCAGGCTCGGGGACTGGGAACTCAGGAACTGGGACCGGGCGCCCCGGCTGCGAACGTCCCGACAAGTCCGGCCGCCGGCATCGGCGGTGGCGGCGTACAGAACTGCCCCGCAGGGGCAGGGCCCTGCGTTGCGGCGTTCGTCAGGTGTCCGGCCGACGCTGCAGCATGCCGCCCCCACACCGGCTTCGCTGGCTCTGGTCCTATCGCCGGAGCGTCGATGACGTGGGGTGCTGGCCTCGCATCCGACGCATCGACATCGGTACGCCGTGCTGGGGATGCCTCGGTAGACGCGGGCACTGCCGCGGACGGAGGCACCACGACCGTTTCAGACGCTGCCACAAACCGGGAGGTGTCGCCATGAAACAAGATGTTCCGCGCAGCGGAGCTGCGTTCAGCAAGTGGTGCAGCAGTGAAGAAGAAGGGCTACCGCGCCCAGAGCGTTTCTCGCGAGGAAGGAACACAGTCATGAGGGAACGAAAAACCACAGCAGCAAGCCACAGATGGGGATTTCGTCTACTGGCAGCCCTGAGCGTGCTGGGCCCAGCGGGGGCACCTGCGTTCGGACAGGGGTTCAGTAGCGGCTCTACCGGAGCCGACGGTGCGCTCGATTTGACCGGGACTCCGGCCGGCACGACGGTAGAGTTCAACCCTGCCAGCCTGCCGCCTCGGCCCGATGGCCAGCGCATCGACCCCGAACGCGACCATGTCTTTCACTTCACCACGATCACGATTCCAGCGAGCGTGACACTGAAGATGTCGGCGAAGTGGACGAACGGACCGGTCCACTTGCTAGCGACCGGTGCTGTCGACGTTCAGGGCACCATGGATTTGAGGGGTGAGTCAGGATACCACTATACAGGGATTAGTTCCGCTCGACGTCCCTCTGTACCAGGACCCGGCGGCTACCCCGGTGGTGTGGGTGCCCGTTCCAGCGGCGCAGCCCAGTCGGGCGCAGGACCCGGCGGCGGCGCTGGCTCACGTACTGCCGCCAACAGCCAATGGTGGGGCGACGGCGCCGCTTTTGTGGGAAGCACCAGGTTCTTGGTACCGTTACTGGGAGGGTCCGGTGGGGGTGGTGGAAGCACAGACGAGACGGGCGCTTGGGGCGCAGGCGGAGGTGCCGGGGGAGGTGCACTACTTATCGCAAGCTCCGGGTTGATTTCGGTTGGCGGTCGAATTCTCGCCGATGGAGGACAAGGAGGACATGGCGGACGGGGGGGGTGTCACGACTACTTTCATGGAGGCTCGGGCAGTGGCGGTGCGATCCGCCTGGTGGCCCCCCTCATCCAAGGCAGCGGTGTATTGTCCGCGCGAGGCGTGGACCCGGTAACTGGCGGGTGCCGCGGCGGCGGCAGCGGCAACGGGAGCGTACGTCTTGAGGCCTTTCAGCACCGCTCAGCCTTCACGATTCGCGGCATCCACACCAACAGCGCACCCGTGGACACGTTTCTTCCACCACCGCGCTCGCTCCGCGTGGTGAGCATCGCCGGCAAACCGGCTCCAGCCAATCCCAGCGGCA of the Pseudomonadota bacterium genome contains:
- a CDS encoding Ig-like domain-containing protein; the protein is DGSTLELNVRLRSSGRVLGRVLNADGLTPAPPSIVSIRVGGAGGGEQATLTDDAGRFVFDRVPAGSANLSVDVLGSPDRGIATLTVPSGGQVESLVELHGVGRLSGQALGPGGPAAGTLVVSGTGDATYSQTVAVGPDGSFVFPELLAGPFIASLTVSGLFPLYGSATGEILPDRDNSIEVRVQPSGTLGGRVVRSDGAPARGTEIRLDLLPNRGRRVLYARDDGSFEAAGVPLGAFTLHFRDPFTGGVAMMGSRLAQDKQALDVGVVTLDDTPVEAVAFVPADGATQVAVNAPIEVYFSDPLRSPQGITVSDGTSTLLARPQLSADGLKVTLRGRWTDASLITVTATAAVTDIHGRHPREPASASFRTVDLSPPRVASVVPIDGAIEVAPASSIEISFDEPLDPTASVLGVVTLSDGTSTLAGTTASPSAATLTFAPAALLLDDTRYTVRVNGARDPSGNLQTQAFTSTFATHDSQPPALSLSRPASGSWVNSARPRIVVDVTDSLSGVDPDSATLFVDGSQVQPSASPSQIRFTPSIDLADGQLAIEASIGDRAGNQASPLLEAFSIDTVAPEPAQLAGILNGAVLVGRVAFSATAADTGSGVARIRLLADDQPVMELERPFQGELDSSALADGPHALTARAVDQAGNVGPAGTPVEVTVDNRPIEVRITKPVANSRWRDTVHVSATPSEPVKRLVFSAGTSTVIDEAPPYQATLDLAGAPEGTAIITVTAVGLLDETAANTQTIIVDRTPPAPPDVTRIFAEPPDNGLSLVYGVAGAVESRATVNATNPATAATASSRASADGSFALFLEASVGDAVSLVAVDEAGNASAPSTVIVRATTTLPPAVATLRFLGSIVDRVGQGPAALAPDGQKDAVFELEFALGAGITRQLSFVDLQGPALRSTRVDVGSVLGVSEPDLGAPFLNEADGHVDLTISDNASFLLFAAREGLIQQGARYTATAVFTNGSRYIGELTLELPKHEVTSGTFGIANQALPSSISPGPPREEVASGVFALSNKHLLFPIGGTPGESHPAEAVSAVVSVKNGQLPVRVGGAPGVLQPTEAVSPIVSVRNVSLPPKPVDASGTPLVSEAVSPVVSLRNTLLPSVSVDPSGQSLPVEAVSSMVSVRNASLPVASDSSLSSEAVSQTVSVHNDPTAPPTIFPAAAQARGLGTQELGPGAPAANVPTSPAAGIGGGGVQNCPAGAGPCVAAFVRCPADAAACRPHTGFAGSGPIAGASMTWGAGLASDASTSVRRAGDASVDAGTAADGGTTTVSDAATNREVSP